The following coding sequences are from one Mustela lutreola isolate mMusLut2 chromosome 5, mMusLut2.pri, whole genome shotgun sequence window:
- the HTR1A gene encoding 5-hydroxytryptamine receptor 1A has translation MDVLNPGQGNNTTLSEGPFGTRGNATGISDVTFSYQVITSLLLGTLIFCAVLGNACVVAAIALERSLQNVANYLIGSLAVTDLMVSVLVLPMAALYQVLNKWTLGQVTCDLFIALDVLCCTSSILHLCAIALDRYWAITDPIDYVNKRTPRRAAALISLTWLIGFLISIPPMLGWRTPEDRSDPDACTISKDHGYTIYSTFGAFYIPLLLMLVLYGRIFRAARFRIRKTVKKVEKKGADTRFGVSPAPQPKKSMNGDPGSREWRQGVENKAVGTLCTNGAVRQGEDGAALEVIEVHRVGNSKEHLPLPSEAGAIPCTPASFEKKNERNAEAKRKMALARERKTVKTLGIIMGTFILCWLPFFIVALVLPFCESSCHMPTLLGAIINWLGYSNSLLNPVIYAYFNKDFQNAFKKIIKCKFCRR, from the coding sequence ATGGATGTGCTCAACCCGGGACAGGGCAACAACACCACCTTGTCCGAGGGTCCCTTCGGGACACGCGGCAACGCTACTGGCATCTCCGACGTGACCTTCAGCTACCAAGTGATCACCTCACTTCTGCTGGGCACGCTCATTTTCTGCGCGGTGCTGGGCAATGCGTGCGTGGTGGCCGCCATCGCCCTGGAGCGCTCCCTGCAGAATGTGGCCAACTATCTCATCGGCTCTTTGGCTGTCACCGACCTCATGGTGTCGGTGCTGGTGCTGCCCATGGCTGCGCTCTACcaggtgctcaacaaatggaCGCTGGGGCAGGTCACCTGTGACCTATTCATCGCCCTCGACGTGCTGTGTTGCACCTCGTCCATCCTGCACCTGTGCGCCATTGCACTGGACAGGTACTGGGCCATCACGGACCCCATTGACTACGTGAACAAGAGGACGCCCCGGCGCGCCGCTGCGCTCATCTCGCTCACTTGGCTTATTGGCTTCCTTATCTCCATCCCGCCCATGCTGGGTTGGCGCACCCCCGAAGACCGCTCCGACCCCGACGCGTGCACGATTAGCAAGGACCACGGCTACACTATCTACTCCACCTTTGGCGCTTTCTACATCCCGCTGCTGCTCATGCTGGTTCTCTACGGGCGCATCTTCCGAGCTGCGCGCTTCCGCATCCGCAAAACAGTCAAGAAGGTGGAGAAGAAGGGAGCGGACACCCGCTTTGGGGTGTCGCCGGCCCCGCAGCCCAAGAAGAGCATGAACGGCGATCCGGGGAGCAGAGAATGGAGGCAGGGTGTGGAGAACAAGGCAGTGGGGACTTTGTGCACCAACGGCGCGGTGAGGCAGGGCGAGGATGGCGCCGCCCTTGAGGTGATTGAAGTGCACAGGGTGGGCAACTCCAAAGAGCACCTGCCGCTGCCCAGCGAGGCGGGTGCTATCCCTTGCACCCCCGCCTCCTTCGAGAAGAAGAATGAGCGCAACGCCGAGGCCAAGCGCAAGATGGCCCTGGCCCGGGAGAGGAAAACGGTGAAGACGTTGGGCATCATCATGGGCACATTCATCCTCTGCTGGCTGCCCTTTTTCATCGTGGCCCTGGTCCTGCCCTTCTGTGAGAGCAGCTGCCACATGCCCACCCTGCTCGGAGCCATAATCAACTGGCTGGGGTACTCCAACTCTCTGCTCAACCCTGTCATTTACGCCTACTTCAACAAAGACTT